From the genome of Haloarcula taiwanensis:
GACGGTCACAGAGTGTGATCTGTGCGGTGAACAGCGACAGTGTATCGACGGCGATGGGATGGTCGCCTGCAGTACCTGTCAGTCCGACCTGCTGCCGTCCGGCTGGGGTCTCTGAGGCACCCGCTGGAGCCACCGCACCCCGCTCGCTCACGATGACCCATCCGCCCGTGACTGGTCGAGAGCGGAAATGACGCCAACGGTCGCGGTTGCTTTGAACGAGGCGACAAGCTCCGAGCCGGCAGTGATGTCGAGCTTCTCGAGGCTTGTGTCGGTCACAAGTGCCGACAGCGTCGTGTCGGGGTCGACGGCCAGATCGACCAGCGCGATAGCGGTTCCCTCGTCGATACGCTCGACGGTGCCCGCGAATTGATTCCTCGCACTCGTCCCCGCTGGCTCGGGAGCCTCGTGCGGTGCATTCAGCGTCACCGAGTCAGCGCGGATGCCGACCTCCACCGCGTCGCCGGGACCCGCCTCGGTGTCGACGATAGCCCGGACCGTCCCCGACGGGGTCTCGACGGTCGCCAGTTCCCCGTCCCTGTCTACGACCGTCCCCTGCAGGACTGTCTCCGCTGCCGTCGCTACCCCGTCGAACTCCGCTTGCAGTCGCTGAAAGCGGGCCAGCAGTTGCTCGGCGGCGTCCGTGAGTTCGCTGCCGCCACCCCCGCTCCCGCCGC
Proteins encoded in this window:
- a CDS encoding molybdenum-binding protein — protein: MDATADVEVQLGQGDVALTARDRTLLQAVAAHGSLNAAADALGRSYAHAQRRIVELEDAFGPLVDRSRGGSGGGGSELTDAAEQLLARFQRLQAEFDGVATAAETVLQGTVVDRDGELATVETPSGTVRAIVDTEAGPGDAVEVGIRADSVTLNAPHEAPEPAGTSARNQFAGTVERIDEGTAIALVDLAVDPDTTLSALVTDTSLEKLDITAGSELVASFKATATVGVISALDQSRADGSS